A window from Heliangelus exortis chromosome 17, bHelExo1.hap1, whole genome shotgun sequence encodes these proteins:
- the SREBF1 gene encoding sterol regulatory element-binding protein 1 isoform X4, with translation MSTLAFDDAALEGLAPSLGLSGANDIDMALLSDIDDMLQLINTPDNDFSGLFDSSFSAPDSAVAPGLSPAPGTLGTYLGPSKPPPTTPTSSVYPGPSGMATFTPQPTAPLQAAPAPVPAPGVKEEPVAVASSQPQPGMMVAPSFVPASPAGQFNPQPLVGYQNQHTFSAVQPGGAGQTLPSPLPTPQPGQPVALPGPVQSVAPPQLLAPATPQPVSSQIQPVPVLLQPHFIKADSLLLTAVKTDAGSSKTSTITSLATSASGSATPLQVPALVSGGTILATVPLVVDAEKLPINRLAPSGKAALVQSRGEKRTAHNAIEKRYRSSINDKIVELKDLVVGTEAKLNKSAILRKAIEYIRFLQQSNQKLKQENLTLKMAMQKNQSLKDLVSSCRGGSKAEAPTEVVKAEVMEMLTPPPSDVGSPSHSSPLSLSGGSSNSSSDSEPDSPLCDHGKVKQEHRPPPSPSSQGMLDRSRMALCAFVLLCLSFNPLSSLLRGSGASAPVGSAGTAGPGRSIMAESGTVEEPWGWSQWLWPTLAFWVLNTGLVLGAVVRLFVCGEPVTRPHSEPSILFWRHRRQADLDLHRGDFAQGAQHLRTALGALGRPLPASHGDLACSLLWSLLRHLLQRLWVGRWLAARAGGLRPDPPSRDHVRQSARDAAMAYHRLHQLHLAGKQAGGHLLAINLALSAVNLAECAGDAVSVAALAEIYVAAALRVKASLHRCFHFLARPFLCSARRVALSHGGAVPPAMQWLCHPLGHRFFVDGDWAVKGVPRETIYSSTGNPVDPLAQVTQLFREHLLEKALCCVAMPEPGRPAAQGEGRFSDALEYLQLLNGCSDASSEPGPAPSISSGLAAVTGTDPVSKWWASIIATVIHWLQGDEEGAERLYPLVETMPRALQSSEKPLPRAALHSFRAVRAMLSKQDSLSHCEKASSCLRESLELGNPPKGNIDKAVQLLLCDLLLVTRTNLWQQQMTASQQRSCLYQASALELRGFQQDLSSLRRLAQTLRPAMRRVFLHEATARLMARASPTRTHQLLDRSLRRRGVQGSKTAGEPESHPTPREHAEALLLACCYLPPSFLSGPGQRVGMLAEAARTLEKLGDKRTLHDCQQMIIKLGSGTTVTSG, from the exons ATGAGCACCCTCGCCTTCGACGATGCGGCCCTGGAGGGGCTGGCGCCGTCCCTTGGCCTCTCCGGGGCCAACGACATCGACATGGCCCTTCTCAGCGACATCGACG ACATGCTCCAGTTGATCAACACGCCGGACAATGACTTCTCGGGGCTGTTTGACTCCTCGTTCAGTGCCCCCGACAGCGCGGTGGCCCCGGGGCTCTCCCCAGCCCCGGGCACCCTTGGTACTTACCTGGGGCCCAGCAAGCcaccccccaccacccccaccagCAGTGTCTACCCAGGACCCTCCGGGATGGCAACCTTCACCCCACAGCCCACAGCCCCGCTCCAGGCAGCACCGGCACCAGTACCAGCACCGGGTGTCAAGGAGGAGCCGGTGGCCGTGGccagcagccagccccagcctggcatGATGGTGGCCCCCAGCTTCGTCCCCGCGTCCCCCGCTGGCCAGTTCAACCCCCAGCCCTTGGTGGGCTACCAGAACCAGCACACCTTCTCTG CTGTGCAGCCTGGGGGTGCAGGGCAAACCCtgcccagccccctgcccaccccacagCCGGGCCAGCCTGTGGCACTGCCTGGCCCCGTGCAGAGCGTGGCTCCCCCGCAGCTCCTGGCCCCCGCCACCCCCCAGCCCGTCTCATCCCAGATCCAGCCGGTGCCG gtcctgctgcagccccattTCATCAAGGCTGACTCCCTGCTGCTGACAGCTGTCAAGACAGACGCCGGCAGCTCCAAGACCTccaccatcacctccctggccaCCAGTGCCAGCGGTTCTGCCACCCCCCTGCAGGTGCCG GCGCTGGTGAGCGGAGGGACCATCCTGGCCACGGTGCCGCTGGTGGTGGATGCCGAGAAGTTGCCCATCAACCGTTTGGCACCCAGCGGGAAGGCGGCGCTGGTGCAGAGCCGGGGGGAGAAGCGCACGGCCCACAACGCCATCGAGAAACGCTACCGCTCCTCCATCAACGACAAGATCGTGGAGCTCAAGGACCTGGTGGTGGGCACTGAGGCCAAG CTCAACAAGTCGGCGATCCTGAGGAAGGCGATCGAGTACATCCgcttcctgcagcagagcaacCAGAAGCTGAAGCAGGAGAACCTCACCCTGAAGATGGCCATGCAGAAGAACC AGTCCCTGAAGGACCTGGTGTCCTCCTGCAGAGGGGGGTCCAAGGCAGAGGCCCCCACGGAGGTGGTGAAGGCGGAGGTGATGGAGATGCTGACACCACCACCCTCAGACGTGGGCTCTCCATCCCACAGCAGCCCACTGTCACTCAGCGGgggcagcagcaacagcagcagcgACTCAGAGCCTGACAGCCCCCTCTGTGACCATGGCAAG GTGAAGCAGGAGCACCGACCACCAccctctcccagcagccagggtATGCTGGACCGGTCCCGCATGGCCCTCTGCGCCTTCgtcctcctctgcctctccttcaaCCCCCTGTCCTCCCTCCTCCGAGGATCTGGTGCCTCAGCACCTGTGGGGAGTGCAGGCACTGCTGGCCCTGGCAGGAGCATCATGGCCGAGTCTGGCACCGTGG AGGAGCCGTGGGGGTGGTCGCAGTGGCTGTGGCCCACCCTGGCCTTCTGGGTGCTGAACACCGGGCTGGTGCTGGGGGCGGTGGTGCGGCTCTTTGTCTGCGGGGAGCCCGTCACCCGCCCCCACTCCGAACCCTCCATCCTCTTCTGGAGACACCGCCGCCAGGCAGACCTCGACCTCCACCGG GGGGACTTTGCGCAGGGGGCTCAGCACCTCCGGACAGCGCTGGGGGCCCTGGGTCGGCCCCTGCCCGCCTCCCACGGGGACCTGGCCTGCAGCCTGCTCTGGAGCCTCCTCCGACACCTGCTGCAGCGCCTCTGGGTGGGCCGGTGGCTGGCTGCCCGTGCCGGGGGGCTGCGCCCCGACCCCCCGTCCCGCGACCACGTCCGGCAGAGCGCCCGCGATGCTGCCATGGCTTACCACCGCCTGCACCAGCTGCACCTCGCTG ggaagcaggcaggggGGCACCTCCTGGCCATCAACCTGGCCCTCAGCGCCGTCAACCTTGCCGAGTGCGCCGGTGACGCCGTCTCCGTGGCCGCCCTGGCTGAGATCTACGTGGCGGCCGCCCTGCGGGTCAAGGCCAGCCTGCACCGCTGCTTCCACTTCTTGGCC CGCCCTTTCCTCTGCAGCGCCCGGCGCGTGGCCCTGTCCCACGGTGGGGCTGTGCCCCCCGCCATGCAGTGGCTCTGCCACCCCTTGGGCCACCGGTTCTTCGTCGATGGGGACTGGGCCGTCAAGGGTGTCCCAAGGGAGACCATCTACAGCTCCACTGGCAACCCAG tggACCCTCTGGCACAGGTGACCCAGCTCTTCCGTGAACACCTCCTGGAGAAGGCGTTGTGCTGCGTGGCCATGCCCGAGCCCGGCCGCCCCGCTGCCCAGGGAGAAGG GCGTTTCTCCGATGCTCTGGAGTACCTCCAGCTGCTCAATGGCTGCTCTGATGCCAGCAGTGAGCCTGGCCCTGCACCCTCCATCAGCTCTGGCTTGGCTGCTGTCACAG GCACCGACCCTGTGTCCAAGTGGTGGGCATCCATCATTGCCACGGTTATTCACTGGCTGCAGGGAGATGAGGAGGGGGCTGAACGCCTCTACCCGCTGGTGGAGACCATGCCCCGggcactgcagagctctga GAAGCCCCTTCCCCGCGCCGCCCTGCACTCCTTCCGCGCCGTCCGCGCCATGCTGAGCAAACAGGACAGCCTGAGCCACTGCGAGAaggccagcagctgcctgcGGGAGAGCCTGGAGCTGGGCAACCCCCCCAAGGGCAACATCGACAAG GCtgtccagctcctgctgtgtgACCTGCTCCTGGTCACCCGCACCAacctgtggcagcagcagatgaCCGCCAGCCAGCAGCGCAGCTGCCTCTACCAGGCCTCTGCCCTCGAGCTCCGTGGCTTCCAGCAGGACCTCAGCAGCCTGCGCCGCCTGGCCCAGACCCTTCGCCCCGCCATGCGCCGG GTGTTCCTGCACGAAGCCACCGCCAGGCTCATGGCTCGGGCCAGCCCCACGAGGACCCATCAGCTGCTGGACCGCAGCCTGCGGAGGAGAGGGGTGCAGGGCAGCAAAACAG CTGGTGAGCCCGAGAGCCACCCCACGCCGCGGGAGCACGCcgaggctctgctgctggcctgCTGCTACCTCCCACCCAGCTTTCTCTCGGGTCCGGGCCAGCGGGTGGGCATGCTGGCTGAGGCTGCCCGCACCCTGGAGAAGCTGGGGGACAAACGGACGCTGCACGACTGCCAGCAGATGATCATCAAGCTGGGCAGTGGCACCACTGTCACATCGGGCtaa
- the SREBF1 gene encoding sterol regulatory element-binding protein 1 isoform X2, with protein sequence MSTLAFDDAALEGLAPSLGLSGANDIDMALLSDIDDMLQLINTPDNDFSGLFDSSFSAPDSAVAPGLSPAPGTLGTYLGPSKPPPTTPTSSVYPGPSGMATFTPQPTAPLQAAPAPVPAPGVKEEPVAVASSQPQPGMMVAPSFVPASPAGQFNPQPLVGYQNQHTFSAVQPGGAGQTLPSPLPTPQPGQPVALPGPVQSVAPPQLLAPATPQPVSSQIQPVPVLLQPHFIKADSLLLTAVKTDAGSSKTSTITSLATSASGSATPLQVPALVSGGTILATVPLVVDAEKLPINRLAPSGKAALVQSRGEKRTAHNAIEKRYRSSINDKIVELKDLVVGTEAKLNKSAILRKAIEYIRFLQQSNQKLKQENLTLKMAMQKNQSLKDLVSSCRGGSKAEAPTEVVKAEVMEMLTPPPSDVGSPSHSSPLSLSGGSSNSSSDSEPDSPLCDHGKVKQEHRPPPSPSSQGMLDRSRMALCAFVLLCLSFNPLSSLLRGSGASAPVGSAGTAGPGRSIMAESGTVEEPWGWSQWLWPTLAFWVLNTGLVLGAVVRLFVCGEPVTRPHSEPSILFWRHRRQADLDLHRGDFAQGAQHLRTALGALGRPLPASHGDLACSLLWSLLRHLLQRLWVGRWLAARAGGLRPDPPSRDHVRQSARDAAMAYHRLHQLHLAGKQAGGHLLAINLALSAVNLAECAGDAVSVAALAEIYVAAALRVKASLHRCFHFLARPFLCSARRVALSHGGAVPPAMQWLCHPLGHRFFVDGDWAVKGVPRETIYSSTPLCAAVDPLAQVTQLFREHLLEKALCCVAMPEPGRPAAQGEGRFSDALEYLQLLNGCSDASSEPGPAPSISSGLAAVTGTDPVSKWWASIIATVIHWLQGDEEGAERLYPLVETMPRALQSSEKPLPRAALHSFRAVRAMLSKQDSLSHCEKASSCLRESLELGNPPKGNIDKAVQLLLCDLLLVTRTNLWQQQMTASQQRSCLYQASALELRGFQQDLSSLRRLAQTLRPAMRRVFLHEATARLMARASPTRTHQLLDRSLRRRGVQGSKTAGEPESHPTPREHAEALLLACCYLPPSFLSGPGQRVGMLAEAARTLEKLGDKRTLHDCQQMIIKLGSGTTVTSG encoded by the exons ATGAGCACCCTCGCCTTCGACGATGCGGCCCTGGAGGGGCTGGCGCCGTCCCTTGGCCTCTCCGGGGCCAACGACATCGACATGGCCCTTCTCAGCGACATCGACG ACATGCTCCAGTTGATCAACACGCCGGACAATGACTTCTCGGGGCTGTTTGACTCCTCGTTCAGTGCCCCCGACAGCGCGGTGGCCCCGGGGCTCTCCCCAGCCCCGGGCACCCTTGGTACTTACCTGGGGCCCAGCAAGCcaccccccaccacccccaccagCAGTGTCTACCCAGGACCCTCCGGGATGGCAACCTTCACCCCACAGCCCACAGCCCCGCTCCAGGCAGCACCGGCACCAGTACCAGCACCGGGTGTCAAGGAGGAGCCGGTGGCCGTGGccagcagccagccccagcctggcatGATGGTGGCCCCCAGCTTCGTCCCCGCGTCCCCCGCTGGCCAGTTCAACCCCCAGCCCTTGGTGGGCTACCAGAACCAGCACACCTTCTCTG CTGTGCAGCCTGGGGGTGCAGGGCAAACCCtgcccagccccctgcccaccccacagCCGGGCCAGCCTGTGGCACTGCCTGGCCCCGTGCAGAGCGTGGCTCCCCCGCAGCTCCTGGCCCCCGCCACCCCCCAGCCCGTCTCATCCCAGATCCAGCCGGTGCCG gtcctgctgcagccccattTCATCAAGGCTGACTCCCTGCTGCTGACAGCTGTCAAGACAGACGCCGGCAGCTCCAAGACCTccaccatcacctccctggccaCCAGTGCCAGCGGTTCTGCCACCCCCCTGCAGGTGCCG GCGCTGGTGAGCGGAGGGACCATCCTGGCCACGGTGCCGCTGGTGGTGGATGCCGAGAAGTTGCCCATCAACCGTTTGGCACCCAGCGGGAAGGCGGCGCTGGTGCAGAGCCGGGGGGAGAAGCGCACGGCCCACAACGCCATCGAGAAACGCTACCGCTCCTCCATCAACGACAAGATCGTGGAGCTCAAGGACCTGGTGGTGGGCACTGAGGCCAAG CTCAACAAGTCGGCGATCCTGAGGAAGGCGATCGAGTACATCCgcttcctgcagcagagcaacCAGAAGCTGAAGCAGGAGAACCTCACCCTGAAGATGGCCATGCAGAAGAACC AGTCCCTGAAGGACCTGGTGTCCTCCTGCAGAGGGGGGTCCAAGGCAGAGGCCCCCACGGAGGTGGTGAAGGCGGAGGTGATGGAGATGCTGACACCACCACCCTCAGACGTGGGCTCTCCATCCCACAGCAGCCCACTGTCACTCAGCGGgggcagcagcaacagcagcagcgACTCAGAGCCTGACAGCCCCCTCTGTGACCATGGCAAG GTGAAGCAGGAGCACCGACCACCAccctctcccagcagccagggtATGCTGGACCGGTCCCGCATGGCCCTCTGCGCCTTCgtcctcctctgcctctccttcaaCCCCCTGTCCTCCCTCCTCCGAGGATCTGGTGCCTCAGCACCTGTGGGGAGTGCAGGCACTGCTGGCCCTGGCAGGAGCATCATGGCCGAGTCTGGCACCGTGG AGGAGCCGTGGGGGTGGTCGCAGTGGCTGTGGCCCACCCTGGCCTTCTGGGTGCTGAACACCGGGCTGGTGCTGGGGGCGGTGGTGCGGCTCTTTGTCTGCGGGGAGCCCGTCACCCGCCCCCACTCCGAACCCTCCATCCTCTTCTGGAGACACCGCCGCCAGGCAGACCTCGACCTCCACCGG GGGGACTTTGCGCAGGGGGCTCAGCACCTCCGGACAGCGCTGGGGGCCCTGGGTCGGCCCCTGCCCGCCTCCCACGGGGACCTGGCCTGCAGCCTGCTCTGGAGCCTCCTCCGACACCTGCTGCAGCGCCTCTGGGTGGGCCGGTGGCTGGCTGCCCGTGCCGGGGGGCTGCGCCCCGACCCCCCGTCCCGCGACCACGTCCGGCAGAGCGCCCGCGATGCTGCCATGGCTTACCACCGCCTGCACCAGCTGCACCTCGCTG ggaagcaggcaggggGGCACCTCCTGGCCATCAACCTGGCCCTCAGCGCCGTCAACCTTGCCGAGTGCGCCGGTGACGCCGTCTCCGTGGCCGCCCTGGCTGAGATCTACGTGGCGGCCGCCCTGCGGGTCAAGGCCAGCCTGCACCGCTGCTTCCACTTCTTGGCC CGCCCTTTCCTCTGCAGCGCCCGGCGCGTGGCCCTGTCCCACGGTGGGGCTGTGCCCCCCGCCATGCAGTGGCTCTGCCACCCCTTGGGCCACCGGTTCTTCGTCGATGGGGACTGGGCCGTCAAGGGTGTCCCAAGGGAGACCATCTACAGCTCCA CCCccctctgtgctgcagtggACCCTCTGGCACAGGTGACCCAGCTCTTCCGTGAACACCTCCTGGAGAAGGCGTTGTGCTGCGTGGCCATGCCCGAGCCCGGCCGCCCCGCTGCCCAGGGAGAAGG GCGTTTCTCCGATGCTCTGGAGTACCTCCAGCTGCTCAATGGCTGCTCTGATGCCAGCAGTGAGCCTGGCCCTGCACCCTCCATCAGCTCTGGCTTGGCTGCTGTCACAG GCACCGACCCTGTGTCCAAGTGGTGGGCATCCATCATTGCCACGGTTATTCACTGGCTGCAGGGAGATGAGGAGGGGGCTGAACGCCTCTACCCGCTGGTGGAGACCATGCCCCGggcactgcagagctctga GAAGCCCCTTCCCCGCGCCGCCCTGCACTCCTTCCGCGCCGTCCGCGCCATGCTGAGCAAACAGGACAGCCTGAGCCACTGCGAGAaggccagcagctgcctgcGGGAGAGCCTGGAGCTGGGCAACCCCCCCAAGGGCAACATCGACAAG GCtgtccagctcctgctgtgtgACCTGCTCCTGGTCACCCGCACCAacctgtggcagcagcagatgaCCGCCAGCCAGCAGCGCAGCTGCCTCTACCAGGCCTCTGCCCTCGAGCTCCGTGGCTTCCAGCAGGACCTCAGCAGCCTGCGCCGCCTGGCCCAGACCCTTCGCCCCGCCATGCGCCGG GTGTTCCTGCACGAAGCCACCGCCAGGCTCATGGCTCGGGCCAGCCCCACGAGGACCCATCAGCTGCTGGACCGCAGCCTGCGGAGGAGAGGGGTGCAGGGCAGCAAAACAG CTGGTGAGCCCGAGAGCCACCCCACGCCGCGGGAGCACGCcgaggctctgctgctggcctgCTGCTACCTCCCACCCAGCTTTCTCTCGGGTCCGGGCCAGCGGGTGGGCATGCTGGCTGAGGCTGCCCGCACCCTGGAGAAGCTGGGGGACAAACGGACGCTGCACGACTGCCAGCAGATGATCATCAAGCTGGGCAGTGGCACCACTGTCACATCGGGCtaa
- the SREBF1 gene encoding sterol regulatory element-binding protein 1 isoform X1: protein MSTLAFDDAALEGLAPSLGLSGANDIDMALLSDIDDMLQLINTPDNDFSGLFDSSFSAPDSAVAPGLSPAPGTLGTYLGPSKPPPTTPTSSVYPGPSGMATFTPQPTAPLQAAPAPVPAPGVKEEPVAVASSQPQPGMMVAPSFVPASPAGQFNPQPLVGYQNQHTFSAVQPGGAGQTLPSPLPTPQPGQPVALPGPVQSVAPPQLLAPATPQPVSSQIQPVPVLLQPHFIKADSLLLTAVKTDAGSSKTSTITSLATSASGSATPLQVPALVSGGTILATVPLVVDAEKLPINRLAPSGKAALVQSRGEKRTAHNAIEKRYRSSINDKIVELKDLVVGTEAKLNKSAILRKAIEYIRFLQQSNQKLKQENLTLKMAMQKNQSLKDLVSSCRGGSKAEAPTEVVKAEVMEMLTPPPSDVGSPSHSSPLSLSGGSSNSSSDSEPDSPLCDHGKVKQEHRPPPSPSSQGMLDRSRMALCAFVLLCLSFNPLSSLLRGSGASAPVGSAGTAGPGRSIMAESGTVEEPWGWSQWLWPTLAFWVLNTGLVLGAVVRLFVCGEPVTRPHSEPSILFWRHRRQADLDLHRGDFAQGAQHLRTALGALGRPLPASHGDLACSLLWSLLRHLLQRLWVGRWLAARAGGLRPDPPSRDHVRQSARDAAMAYHRLHQLHLAGKQAGGHLLAINLALSAVNLAECAGDAVSVAALAEIYVAAALRVKASLHRCFHFLARPFLCSARRVALSHGGAVPPAMQWLCHPLGHRFFVDGDWAVKGVPRETIYSSTPLCAAVDPLAQVTQLFREHLLEKALCCVAMPEPGRPAAQGEGRRFSDALEYLQLLNGCSDASSEPGPAPSISSGLAAVTGTDPVSKWWASIIATVIHWLQGDEEGAERLYPLVETMPRALQSSEKPLPRAALHSFRAVRAMLSKQDSLSHCEKASSCLRESLELGNPPKGNIDKAVQLLLCDLLLVTRTNLWQQQMTASQQRSCLYQASALELRGFQQDLSSLRRLAQTLRPAMRRVFLHEATARLMARASPTRTHQLLDRSLRRRGVQGSKTAGEPESHPTPREHAEALLLACCYLPPSFLSGPGQRVGMLAEAARTLEKLGDKRTLHDCQQMIIKLGSGTTVTSG from the exons ATGAGCACCCTCGCCTTCGACGATGCGGCCCTGGAGGGGCTGGCGCCGTCCCTTGGCCTCTCCGGGGCCAACGACATCGACATGGCCCTTCTCAGCGACATCGACG ACATGCTCCAGTTGATCAACACGCCGGACAATGACTTCTCGGGGCTGTTTGACTCCTCGTTCAGTGCCCCCGACAGCGCGGTGGCCCCGGGGCTCTCCCCAGCCCCGGGCACCCTTGGTACTTACCTGGGGCCCAGCAAGCcaccccccaccacccccaccagCAGTGTCTACCCAGGACCCTCCGGGATGGCAACCTTCACCCCACAGCCCACAGCCCCGCTCCAGGCAGCACCGGCACCAGTACCAGCACCGGGTGTCAAGGAGGAGCCGGTGGCCGTGGccagcagccagccccagcctggcatGATGGTGGCCCCCAGCTTCGTCCCCGCGTCCCCCGCTGGCCAGTTCAACCCCCAGCCCTTGGTGGGCTACCAGAACCAGCACACCTTCTCTG CTGTGCAGCCTGGGGGTGCAGGGCAAACCCtgcccagccccctgcccaccccacagCCGGGCCAGCCTGTGGCACTGCCTGGCCCCGTGCAGAGCGTGGCTCCCCCGCAGCTCCTGGCCCCCGCCACCCCCCAGCCCGTCTCATCCCAGATCCAGCCGGTGCCG gtcctgctgcagccccattTCATCAAGGCTGACTCCCTGCTGCTGACAGCTGTCAAGACAGACGCCGGCAGCTCCAAGACCTccaccatcacctccctggccaCCAGTGCCAGCGGTTCTGCCACCCCCCTGCAGGTGCCG GCGCTGGTGAGCGGAGGGACCATCCTGGCCACGGTGCCGCTGGTGGTGGATGCCGAGAAGTTGCCCATCAACCGTTTGGCACCCAGCGGGAAGGCGGCGCTGGTGCAGAGCCGGGGGGAGAAGCGCACGGCCCACAACGCCATCGAGAAACGCTACCGCTCCTCCATCAACGACAAGATCGTGGAGCTCAAGGACCTGGTGGTGGGCACTGAGGCCAAG CTCAACAAGTCGGCGATCCTGAGGAAGGCGATCGAGTACATCCgcttcctgcagcagagcaacCAGAAGCTGAAGCAGGAGAACCTCACCCTGAAGATGGCCATGCAGAAGAACC AGTCCCTGAAGGACCTGGTGTCCTCCTGCAGAGGGGGGTCCAAGGCAGAGGCCCCCACGGAGGTGGTGAAGGCGGAGGTGATGGAGATGCTGACACCACCACCCTCAGACGTGGGCTCTCCATCCCACAGCAGCCCACTGTCACTCAGCGGgggcagcagcaacagcagcagcgACTCAGAGCCTGACAGCCCCCTCTGTGACCATGGCAAG GTGAAGCAGGAGCACCGACCACCAccctctcccagcagccagggtATGCTGGACCGGTCCCGCATGGCCCTCTGCGCCTTCgtcctcctctgcctctccttcaaCCCCCTGTCCTCCCTCCTCCGAGGATCTGGTGCCTCAGCACCTGTGGGGAGTGCAGGCACTGCTGGCCCTGGCAGGAGCATCATGGCCGAGTCTGGCACCGTGG AGGAGCCGTGGGGGTGGTCGCAGTGGCTGTGGCCCACCCTGGCCTTCTGGGTGCTGAACACCGGGCTGGTGCTGGGGGCGGTGGTGCGGCTCTTTGTCTGCGGGGAGCCCGTCACCCGCCCCCACTCCGAACCCTCCATCCTCTTCTGGAGACACCGCCGCCAGGCAGACCTCGACCTCCACCGG GGGGACTTTGCGCAGGGGGCTCAGCACCTCCGGACAGCGCTGGGGGCCCTGGGTCGGCCCCTGCCCGCCTCCCACGGGGACCTGGCCTGCAGCCTGCTCTGGAGCCTCCTCCGACACCTGCTGCAGCGCCTCTGGGTGGGCCGGTGGCTGGCTGCCCGTGCCGGGGGGCTGCGCCCCGACCCCCCGTCCCGCGACCACGTCCGGCAGAGCGCCCGCGATGCTGCCATGGCTTACCACCGCCTGCACCAGCTGCACCTCGCTG ggaagcaggcaggggGGCACCTCCTGGCCATCAACCTGGCCCTCAGCGCCGTCAACCTTGCCGAGTGCGCCGGTGACGCCGTCTCCGTGGCCGCCCTGGCTGAGATCTACGTGGCGGCCGCCCTGCGGGTCAAGGCCAGCCTGCACCGCTGCTTCCACTTCTTGGCC CGCCCTTTCCTCTGCAGCGCCCGGCGCGTGGCCCTGTCCCACGGTGGGGCTGTGCCCCCCGCCATGCAGTGGCTCTGCCACCCCTTGGGCCACCGGTTCTTCGTCGATGGGGACTGGGCCGTCAAGGGTGTCCCAAGGGAGACCATCTACAGCTCCA CCCccctctgtgctgcagtggACCCTCTGGCACAGGTGACCCAGCTCTTCCGTGAACACCTCCTGGAGAAGGCGTTGTGCTGCGTGGCCATGCCCGAGCCCGGCCGCCCCGCTGCCCAGGGAGAAGG CAGGCGTTTCTCCGATGCTCTGGAGTACCTCCAGCTGCTCAATGGCTGCTCTGATGCCAGCAGTGAGCCTGGCCCTGCACCCTCCATCAGCTCTGGCTTGGCTGCTGTCACAG GCACCGACCCTGTGTCCAAGTGGTGGGCATCCATCATTGCCACGGTTATTCACTGGCTGCAGGGAGATGAGGAGGGGGCTGAACGCCTCTACCCGCTGGTGGAGACCATGCCCCGggcactgcagagctctga GAAGCCCCTTCCCCGCGCCGCCCTGCACTCCTTCCGCGCCGTCCGCGCCATGCTGAGCAAACAGGACAGCCTGAGCCACTGCGAGAaggccagcagctgcctgcGGGAGAGCCTGGAGCTGGGCAACCCCCCCAAGGGCAACATCGACAAG GCtgtccagctcctgctgtgtgACCTGCTCCTGGTCACCCGCACCAacctgtggcagcagcagatgaCCGCCAGCCAGCAGCGCAGCTGCCTCTACCAGGCCTCTGCCCTCGAGCTCCGTGGCTTCCAGCAGGACCTCAGCAGCCTGCGCCGCCTGGCCCAGACCCTTCGCCCCGCCATGCGCCGG GTGTTCCTGCACGAAGCCACCGCCAGGCTCATGGCTCGGGCCAGCCCCACGAGGACCCATCAGCTGCTGGACCGCAGCCTGCGGAGGAGAGGGGTGCAGGGCAGCAAAACAG CTGGTGAGCCCGAGAGCCACCCCACGCCGCGGGAGCACGCcgaggctctgctgctggcctgCTGCTACCTCCCACCCAGCTTTCTCTCGGGTCCGGGCCAGCGGGTGGGCATGCTGGCTGAGGCTGCCCGCACCCTGGAGAAGCTGGGGGACAAACGGACGCTGCACGACTGCCAGCAGATGATCATCAAGCTGGGCAGTGGCACCACTGTCACATCGGGCtaa